One window of Methanobacterium alkalithermotolerans genomic DNA carries:
- a CDS encoding metal-dependent hydrolase has product MVRYYTHIAFALFIYIFLMFIMGMDISVMGVFLAGWISVLPDIIERFTGKHREVGHSIFWTIPLGLVSLFNLEIGIALVVGFLTHIVLDCCNTHSSPILYPLHKDGFGCFNKKRRIKTGTVAEKGVLVFIISLLVMVLIFMTPLYQIIGFEYMLLDVFAQNNTKTETGNGMNCDVNLNLRVDDVQNKNITVEVINETCYQVLITDIEVG; this is encoded by the coding sequence ATGGTGAGATATTACACCCACATAGCCTTTGCCCTTTTTATCTACATCTTCCTCATGTTTATCATGGGCATGGATATTAGTGTGATGGGAGTCTTCCTGGCCGGGTGGATATCAGTATTACCAGATATCATAGAACGCTTCACCGGTAAACACCGGGAGGTGGGTCACAGCATATTCTGGACCATACCCCTGGGATTGGTATCCCTTTTTAATCTAGAAATAGGTATAGCCCTGGTGGTGGGTTTTTTAACCCACATCGTACTGGATTGCTGCAACACCCATTCCAGTCCCATCTTATATCCCCTGCATAAGGATGGATTTGGATGTTTTAATAAAAAAAGAAGAATAAAAACCGGGACGGTGGCAGAAAAAGGAGTTTTAGTATTCATAATAAGTTTACTAGTAATGGTCCTGATTTTTATGACCCCCCTCTACCAGATAATAGGATTTGAGTATATGCTCCTGGATGTCTTTGCCCAGAATAATACTAAAACCGAAACCGGGAATGGAATGAACTGTGATGTTAATCTAAATTTAAGAGTGGATGATGTTCAAAATAAAAATATAACCGTAGAGGTGATAAATGAAACCTGTTACCAGGTTTTAATAACAGATATAGAAGTAGGGTAA
- a CDS encoding tetratricopeptide repeat protein: MEREADNYFNQGYTFYEEGKPEKALENYQEALEILKATENHDQMGNIYLEMGNSYAALKDCDKSLKMYQSCQEHYQKAKNQEGEAFALANIGVIHSHLKNYQKARDSYKKAKKKIKNDKESLREIESLLEETYQLQKKDAEKYYQKATSLQDKGQYKEALGFYKKALNLFTDKTSRGDCLLEMGNIQAALKNDDKALELYQKSQKEYHGPKDRLGEGFALANIGIIHDKNKDYEEARHYYQKALYKFKKIDDKESYNDISALMGETYEVQGAYGDALKHHEAHLEQFPAEHQPAYIHEQIDSIKDKLSQVKPTRKESLILISYLLILIGAEVVTTYTNVEVGLLLHTFILFGLLINSSLSTNYSFANVLRSMMALPMIRIVGLSIPILNIPALYWFPIISIPLFAASVVIIRAQKLTLKSVGLVWGKLPLQIMVALTGVVLGLIEYLILRPDPLIPVFNPYYLLLGSSFIIISTGLAEELLFRGIIQKNVENIMGGLMSAFYVSLLFTSLHIGWESMLDLIFVFSVSMFYGVVFYKTRSIFGITLSHGLSNSFLFLVFPFLL; this comes from the coding sequence ATGGAAAGGGAAGCTGATAATTATTTCAACCAGGGGTATACCTTTTATGAGGAAGGTAAACCTGAAAAAGCCCTGGAAAACTACCAGGAAGCTTTAGAAATATTAAAGGCAACTGAAAATCATGACCAAATGGGAAACATCTACCTGGAGATGGGTAACAGTTATGCTGCTTTAAAAGACTGTGATAAATCCTTAAAGATGTATCAGTCCTGTCAAGAACACTACCAGAAAGCTAAAAACCAGGAGGGTGAGGCTTTTGCCCTGGCTAATATAGGAGTTATCCACTCCCATTTAAAAAATTACCAAAAAGCCCGGGATTCCTATAAAAAAGCTAAAAAAAAGATAAAAAATGATAAAGAATCTCTGCGTGAGATTGAATCCCTCTTAGAAGAAACTTATCAGTTACAAAAAAAGGATGCTGAAAAATATTACCAAAAAGCCACCTCACTCCAGGATAAAGGACAGTATAAAGAAGCTCTGGGTTTTTATAAAAAAGCTTTAAATCTATTTACAGATAAAACCTCCCGGGGAGACTGCTTATTAGAAATGGGCAATATCCAGGCGGCACTTAAAAATGATGATAAAGCCCTGGAATTATACCAGAAAAGCCAGAAGGAATATCATGGACCTAAAGACCGCTTAGGTGAAGGTTTTGCCCTGGCCAATATAGGAATTATCCATGATAAAAATAAGGATTATGAAGAGGCCCGGCACTACTATCAAAAGGCCCTCTATAAATTTAAAAAGATTGATGATAAGGAGTCCTATAATGATATCTCCGCTCTTATGGGGGAGACTTATGAAGTGCAGGGTGCCTATGGAGATGCCCTCAAACACCATGAGGCTCATTTAGAACAGTTCCCCGCTGAACATCAGCCGGCATATATCCATGAACAAATTGATAGTATCAAGGATAAGTTATCCCAGGTTAAACCCACCCGTAAAGAATCACTTATCCTTATAAGTTACCTCTTAATCTTAATTGGAGCAGAAGTGGTCACCACCTATACTAATGTGGAGGTGGGTTTACTCTTACATACCTTTATCTTATTTGGGCTTTTAATTAACTCCAGTTTAAGTACCAATTATTCCTTCGCCAATGTTTTGCGGTCCATGATGGCCCTGCCTATGATTCGTATAGTAGGGTTATCCATTCCTATTTTGAATATACCGGCCCTGTACTGGTTCCCCATCATATCCATACCCTTATTTGCCGCATCAGTGGTGATTATAAGGGCCCAGAAATTAACCCTGAAAAGTGTGGGTCTCGTGTGGGGTAAACTACCCCTGCAGATAATGGTGGCCCTTACCGGAGTGGTTTTAGGTCTAATCGAGTACCTGATTTTACGTCCAGACCCCTTAATACCAGTATTTAATCCCTATTATCTCCTTTTAGGATCCAGTTTTATCATTATCTCCACTGGACTGGCTGAAGAACTTTTATTTAGGGGTATTATCCAGAAAAATGTAGAGAATATCATGGGAGGATTGATGAGTGCGTTCTATGTATCCTTACTATTTACCAGTCTGCACATTGGCTGGGAATCTATGCTGGATTTAATATTCGTATTTAGTGTATCCATGTTCTACGGGGTGGTGTTCTATAAAACCCGCAGCATATTTGGAATAACTCTATCCCACGGATTATCCAATAGTTTTCTCTTTTTAGTGTTTCCCTTTTTACTTTAA
- a CDS encoding tocopherol cyclase family protein — protein sequence MPTLWKPAVFQGSLKKKGYFEGWYFKLINSDESRALALIPGVSLTPDGKDSHAFIMVLDARAHHMDYITFPLEDFQASKDKFEVKIGDNLFSEQGVELKLKNITASIKFGDLSPWPVKLYSPGVMGPFAFIPFMECYHGVISMDHSLSGYLKQGDEKIDFNQGKGYLEKDWGSSMPSSWIWMQTNHFKEDKTSLFGSVAIIPWLRNYFTGFIFGFLYKGELYQFTAYNRSKVQHLDVNEKQITITITRKDLTLKISARRSKGVDLPAPSVGEMSSRVNESLNSTIHLQLLKDKEILFEGEGTSAGLEFVGDLDELLKGFKK from the coding sequence ATGCCCACCCTATGGAAACCCGCCGTATTTCAGGGATCCCTTAAAAAGAAGGGATACTTTGAAGGATGGTACTTCAAGTTAATAAATTCAGATGAATCCCGGGCCCTGGCCCTCATACCTGGAGTATCCCTTACCCCGGATGGTAAAGATTCCCATGCCTTCATCATGGTCCTTGATGCCCGGGCCCACCACATGGATTACATTACTTTCCCCTTAGAAGACTTCCAGGCATCTAAAGATAAATTTGAGGTGAAGATTGGGGATAATTTATTCTCAGAGCAGGGTGTAGAGTTGAAGTTAAAAAACATCACTGCCAGTATAAAATTTGGTGATTTAAGTCCCTGGCCGGTTAAATTATATTCACCAGGAGTGATGGGGCCCTTTGCTTTTATACCCTTTATGGAGTGCTACCATGGGGTTATCAGTATGGATCACTCCCTTTCTGGATATTTAAAACAGGGTGATGAAAAAATAGATTTTAACCAGGGTAAGGGTTACCTGGAAAAGGACTGGGGTAGTTCCATGCCTTCTTCCTGGATCTGGATGCAGACCAATCATTTTAAAGAGGATAAAACTTCACTTTTTGGTTCGGTGGCCATTATACCCTGGTTAAGGAATTACTTCACCGGCTTTATTTTTGGATTTTTATATAAAGGAGAATTATACCAGTTCACCGCCTATAACCGGAGTAAAGTCCAGCACTTAGATGTTAACGAGAAACAGATAACTATAACTATAACCCGTAAGGATTTAACCCTTAAAATTAGTGCCCGGAGGAGTAAAGGTGTGGATTTACCTGCCCCTTCGGTGGGTGAGATGTCCTCCCGGGTGAATGAGTCTCTTAATTCCACCATCCACCTCCAGCTTTTAAAAGATAAGGAGATTCTCTTTGAGGGAGAAGGTACCAGTGCGGGTTTAGAATTTGTAGGGGATTTAGACGAGCTACTTAAAGGATTTAAAAAGTAA
- a CDS encoding response regulator, translated as MEPRILIVEDEAITALEIKRNLHNWGYEVVGHASKGEAAIEMAQKLLPDLILMDINLQSGMNGLEASCKILEFMDIPIIFLTAHGNQDYMEKARNTGAVYYILKPFQNHELKYAVENSLIHHQLNQKLKQSEKSYRSLAANIPGIVYRFHKEQGQTEFFNNMLQEITGFTSKELNNDYQFPINSLVIDSNLDEIRTIIENALVKGEAFSLEYQLKDKEGIIKRVVDKGRPTFDDYGNLKTIEGVIFELEREI; from the coding sequence ATGGAACCCCGGATTTTGATTGTGGAAGATGAGGCCATAACTGCCCTGGAGATTAAGCGCAATCTTCATAACTGGGGATATGAGGTGGTAGGCCATGCTTCTAAAGGAGAAGCGGCCATTGAAATGGCCCAAAAACTTCTCCCTGATTTGATTTTAATGGATATAAATTTGCAGAGTGGGATGAATGGTCTGGAAGCATCCTGTAAGATACTGGAATTTATGGATATCCCTATAATTTTTCTCACAGCCCATGGTAATCAGGACTATATGGAAAAAGCCCGGAATACAGGGGCGGTTTACTATATACTCAAACCCTTCCAGAACCATGAATTAAAATATGCCGTAGAAAACAGTTTAATCCACCACCAATTAAATCAAAAACTAAAACAAAGTGAAAAATCATACCGCTCCCTGGCGGCCAACATTCCCGGTATAGTGTACCGCTTCCATAAAGAACAGGGACAGACAGAGTTTTTCAATAACATGCTACAGGAAATAACCGGTTTTACCTCGAAGGAACTGAATAATGATTACCAGTTCCCTATAAACTCTCTGGTTATAGATTCGAACCTGGATGAAATCAGAACCATTATTGAGAATGCCCTGGTGAAGGGTGAGGCATTTTCTTTGGAATATCAGTTAAAAGATAAAGAGGGAATAATAAAAAGAGTGGTGGATAAGGGCCGGCCCACCTTTGATGATTATGGTAATCTGAAAACCATTGAAGGAGTTATATTTGAGTTGGAAAGGGAGATTTAA
- a CDS encoding DUF2115 family protein: MKASTLLSQIKADIKKYHDLLPDPKYKPGDDSVESIISGYNQENFRKIMDSKYEGLEEDINKKDLDDFKRRIDYFFSIYAPDEVEFREFIKLISIYLSFIAKKPLHPPGIVFDNGKKVYKKGSHFICTGKNIFLKDKESLCRYCVAENEE, encoded by the coding sequence ATGAAAGCCAGCACTTTACTATCACAAATAAAAGCAGATATTAAAAAGTACCATGATTTACTCCCTGATCCCAAATATAAGCCCGGGGATGATTCTGTGGAGAGTATTATATCCGGCTATAATCAGGAAAATTTTAGAAAAATAATGGATTCAAAATACGAGGGTTTGGAAGAGGATATTAATAAAAAAGATTTAGATGATTTTAAAAGAAGAATAGACTATTTTTTTAGTATATATGCACCAGATGAGGTTGAGTTCCGGGAATTTATTAAATTAATATCCATTTACCTTTCCTTTATTGCAAAAAAACCATTACATCCCCCAGGAATAGTTTTTGATAATGGTAAAAAAGTTTATAAAAAAGGATCTCATTTTATTTGCACTGGAAAAAATATTTTCCTAAAGGATAAAGAATCCCTATGCCGGTATTGTGTGGCTGAAAATGAGGAATAA
- a CDS encoding sensor histidine kinase, translated as MALIIIIFSTLCILGWLFQLPLLKGEILNSPASRLNSLLLFLVTGGSLLVLNRRSSTNINLLVSIIGLFIFLVGFFTTMANITGTLIFSIPGLEVESRPLSSFNFILFGGALFLFSRKKFFSIAQIFSFLAGLIGYMGLMIYLFGAAHILSSNIYSLMAIYSTILHTLVALSLLSLYPQEGIIRILHEDRYGSYMARKMLPVSLLAVTLIGISSSFLVDFLGFSANMGEILIMVMVVGFLFPFILWTAHYLNTLHHKQQLYQQRVKIIEGFYEDTLEGLLEGVLVTGGVNEIIYYNSHMQELFPELDKHVKKLNDFFQDRIPELKSYYNKSRTEMVPISIPAIKIREKYLSGWIIPQMNDGIFNGSIITFSDVTKQKEAELVRESSLKEKELLLGEIHHRVKNNMQIISSLLRLQGGQFTQEDVKEAFTESQNRIKTMALVHETLYQSDSFSQIALSLFIQKLINGLLSTFQPHGGPIRLESKLDPVKLGIDQCIPLGLVLNELVTNSFKHAFPHKKEGTITVILQKKDQKIILKVKDDGVGLQNRKLEDAPTLGLTLIKGLAEQLDADLHFESNNGLEVEISFQETGYDERI; from the coding sequence TTGGCCTTAATAATTATTATTTTTTCCACCTTATGTATCCTGGGGTGGTTATTCCAGTTACCCTTACTTAAAGGGGAAATATTAAATTCCCCTGCCTCCCGTTTAAACAGCCTGCTCCTATTTTTAGTAACAGGTGGAAGCCTTTTAGTACTAAACCGCCGGTCATCTACTAATATCAACTTGTTGGTGAGTATCATAGGGCTTTTTATTTTCCTGGTGGGATTTTTTACCACCATGGCCAATATCACCGGTACCTTAATATTTTCCATTCCTGGTCTGGAAGTGGAGAGCCGTCCTCTTAGTTCCTTTAATTTTATCCTGTTTGGTGGGGCCTTATTTTTATTTTCCAGAAAAAAATTCTTCTCTATAGCCCAGATTTTCAGCTTTCTAGCAGGTTTAATTGGCTACATGGGTCTTATGATTTATCTTTTTGGTGCAGCCCACATACTCTCTTCTAATATTTATTCTCTCATGGCCATTTATTCGACAATCCTGCACACCCTGGTGGCTTTGAGTTTATTATCTTTATATCCTCAAGAGGGAATTATCCGCATTTTACATGAAGATCGTTATGGTAGTTACATGGCCCGTAAAATGCTCCCGGTGTCTCTTTTAGCTGTAACTCTTATCGGGATTTCATCTTCTTTTTTAGTGGATTTTCTGGGTTTTAGTGCCAATATGGGGGAAATATTAATCATGGTAATGGTGGTGGGGTTCCTCTTTCCTTTTATCTTATGGACTGCCCATTACCTCAACACTCTACATCATAAACAGCAACTATATCAACAAAGAGTTAAGATTATTGAAGGTTTCTATGAGGATACCCTGGAGGGACTGCTGGAGGGGGTGCTGGTAACTGGGGGAGTAAATGAAATCATCTACTACAATTCCCATATGCAGGAATTATTCCCGGAACTGGATAAACATGTTAAAAAGTTAAATGATTTCTTTCAGGATCGAATACCTGAACTAAAAAGTTATTATAATAAATCCCGAACTGAAATGGTTCCTATATCGATTCCAGCTATTAAAATTCGGGAAAAATACTTAAGTGGGTGGATAATACCTCAAATGAATGACGGCATTTTTAATGGCTCTATAATTACCTTTTCTGATGTGACCAAACAAAAAGAGGCAGAACTGGTACGGGAGAGTTCCCTTAAAGAAAAAGAATTATTACTGGGTGAGATCCATCACCGGGTGAAAAATAATATGCAGATAATATCTTCCTTACTGCGCCTGCAGGGAGGACAGTTTACACAGGAAGATGTAAAAGAGGCCTTTACTGAGAGCCAGAACAGGATAAAAACCATGGCCCTGGTGCACGAGACCCTCTATCAGAGTGATAGTTTCTCCCAGATAGCCTTAAGTTTATTTATCCAGAAACTCATTAATGGTTTATTGAGCACTTTTCAACCCCATGGCGGGCCAATTAGACTTGAATCTAAACTGGACCCGGTTAAGTTAGGCATCGATCAGTGCATACCCCTGGGTTTGGTGCTTAATGAACTGGTTACCAACTCCTTTAAACATGCCTTTCCTCATAAAAAGGAAGGTACCATAACCGTAATTCTCCAAAAAAAAGATCAAAAAATAATTTTAAAAGTTAAAGATGATGGGGTGGGTTTACAAAACCGGAAACTGGAGGATGCCCCTACCCTGGGCCTTACCCTGATAAAGGGCTTAGCCGAGCAACTGGATGCTGATTTACATTTTGAATCCAATAATGGCTTGGAAGTGGAAATATCATTCCAGGAAACAGGTTATGATGAGAGGATTTAA
- a CDS encoding MFS transporter — translation MPLVKDTRSYALIIALLASFLTPFVGSSINIALPVIGRNLGINALFLGWIPTIYLLVLALLLIPMGRISDIYGRKRIFQWGIIIFTISSLLASFSVSGEMLLFFRIVQGVGSAMIFGNVSAIVAAVFPVMQRGRALGWAATGAYLGLFLGPPLGGFLTQNLGWQSIFYFNVPLGIFCAYSARNIKEEWREAEGERFDLKGTLILSTSLLLFMMGLSFLPDTAGLILLVMGLLGGVVFYYFESGLKSPVLKVELFKNKAFTWNGVAALISYTAAYPIIFLLSFYLQYVLNLSPQWAGLILSAQPLLIAGLSPYAGRMSDMKNPSKVAARGMAFIILSLIIFSLLPWIESIYLVLTGLIFLGLGFALFAAPNSNLVMSSLSEKYFGVAASTITSMRVMGQMLGMGIALLLINLYLGTADIKPENIVLFLEVMQISFIIFAFLSFFGFVITYQGRDID, via the coding sequence ATGCCTCTGGTAAAGGACACCCGATCTTATGCCCTTATAATCGCCCTTCTGGCCTCATTTTTAACCCCATTTGTAGGGTCATCTATTAACATTGCTCTCCCGGTAATAGGCCGGAACCTGGGTATAAACGCCCTTTTTTTAGGCTGGATACCCACCATCTACCTGCTGGTTTTGGCCCTACTCCTCATCCCCATGGGACGCATATCTGACATATATGGAAGGAAGAGAATTTTCCAGTGGGGTATTATCATCTTCACCATCTCCTCACTTTTAGCATCATTTTCGGTAAGTGGGGAAATGCTCTTATTTTTCCGGATTGTGCAGGGAGTGGGATCCGCCATGATATTTGGTAATGTTTCAGCTATTGTGGCCGCTGTATTCCCGGTGATGCAACGGGGCCGGGCTCTGGGCTGGGCTGCCACTGGAGCCTACCTGGGATTATTTTTAGGACCACCACTGGGAGGTTTCCTAACCCAGAACCTGGGATGGCAGAGTATATTCTACTTCAATGTACCCTTAGGAATATTCTGTGCTTATTCAGCCCGTAACATTAAAGAAGAATGGAGGGAAGCTGAGGGTGAGAGATTCGATTTAAAAGGCACCCTGATTTTGAGCACCTCCCTTCTATTGTTTATGATGGGACTATCCTTCTTACCTGATACTGCCGGGTTGATATTGTTAGTAATGGGATTACTGGGAGGGGTGGTCTTCTACTACTTTGAATCAGGGTTAAAAAGTCCGGTATTAAAGGTGGAGTTATTTAAAAATAAGGCCTTCACCTGGAATGGGGTGGCGGCCCTTATAAGTTACACTGCAGCTTACCCTATCATATTCCTCCTCAGCTTCTATTTGCAGTATGTATTGAATTTAAGTCCCCAGTGGGCAGGATTGATTTTATCAGCCCAACCTTTGTTGATTGCCGGATTGTCACCCTATGCCGGTCGTATGTCTGATATGAAAAATCCCAGCAAGGTGGCTGCCAGGGGTATGGCCTTTATTATCCTTTCTCTTATAATATTTTCTCTTTTACCCTGGATTGAGAGTATCTACCTGGTACTTACTGGACTGATATTTTTAGGTCTGGGCTTTGCCCTTTTTGCTGCTCCTAACAGTAACCTGGTTATGAGCTCTCTTTCTGAGAAGTACTTCGGGGTGGCAGCCTCCACCATTACCTCCATGCGGGTTATGGGACAGATGCTAGGCATGGGAATAGCACTCTTACTCATAAACCTCTATCTGGGAACGGCGGATATAAAACCAGAAAATATAGTACTTTTTTTGGAGGTTATGCAGATTTCTTTTATTATATTTGCGTTTTTAAGCTTTTTTGGATTTGTAATCACCTACCAGGGCCGGGACATTGATTAA
- a CDS encoding PAS domain S-box protein has protein sequence MKKNPSIKATSKKTMVKKDYAANDNNKSNRNNTINNNSIHSSSINLQTELDLKEEILNQVTDSIFLHDFQGNFIYFNDTAWKSRGYSKKELEKLNLRDFDVPEYALEIKSRMDELKKKGQLLFESAHQHKNGTIIPVEVNARVVEFKGKKLILSVARDINDRKMIQSEIARSRELSQIINTLPDYLTIIDFEGNIELTNPYLQENLGWGPEVQGKNIRILLEKEFPLKKLKILLNQGYLHQEEVNLKHKNGKTIPAILNAALVPDAEGNPLNIIAIARDVSQLKEVELELEKSRIFLEKIIDSLRDGFSVLTKDGEHVMVNPALCQMTGYRREELLGQVPPHPYWGDNVATQKILNEVICGDMDDFELVFKKKDGSLFPVIVSPSSLKSPEGETYYFATVKDISSLKQIEDDLKKSLQEKEVLMKEIHHRVKNNLQIISSLLSLQTDYIENKTDLAIFKDSQCRAKSMALIHEKLYQSGLLKSINIKDYISALVNELIGTYSGEGKIINLEMDVDDILMDVDTAIPLGLILNEIITNSLKHAFVEKEGEIKVHLKSSDNEIQVEVADNGVGIGEDIDWRNTDSLGLQLVNNLCRQIDGEIELDNTRGTCFKIRFPGKD, from the coding sequence ATGAAAAAAAATCCTTCCATTAAAGCTACCAGTAAAAAAACAATGGTTAAAAAGGATTATGCTGCTAATGATAATAATAAGTCAAATAGAAATAATACTATAAATAACAATTCTATTCACTCTTCCTCTATTAATTTACAAACTGAACTTGATTTAAAAGAAGAGATTTTAAATCAGGTTACTGATTCTATTTTTTTACATGATTTTCAGGGAAATTTTATTTATTTTAATGACACTGCCTGGAAGAGCCGGGGTTATTCTAAAAAAGAATTGGAAAAACTTAATTTAAGGGATTTTGATGTCCCGGAATATGCCCTTGAGATAAAATCCAGGATGGATGAACTAAAGAAAAAAGGTCAGCTCTTATTTGAATCCGCCCACCAGCATAAGAATGGTACCATCATACCGGTGGAGGTTAATGCCCGGGTGGTGGAATTTAAGGGAAAAAAACTCATTTTAAGTGTGGCCCGGGATATTAATGACCGTAAAATGATTCAAAGTGAAATAGCCCGGTCCCGTGAACTATCCCAGATTATAAACACCCTCCCTGATTATTTAACCATCATTGACTTTGAAGGTAATATCGAACTTACCAATCCTTACCTGCAGGAGAACCTGGGATGGGGCCCGGAAGTACAGGGTAAAAATATTCGTATCTTGCTGGAAAAAGAATTTCCCCTGAAAAAACTTAAAATACTGTTGAATCAGGGTTATCTCCACCAGGAGGAGGTTAATTTAAAACATAAAAATGGTAAGACCATACCGGCTATATTGAATGCGGCCCTGGTTCCTGATGCAGAAGGTAATCCCTTGAATATTATAGCCATTGCCCGGGATGTTTCCCAATTAAAAGAAGTGGAGCTGGAGCTGGAAAAAAGCAGGATTTTCTTAGAAAAGATAATAGATTCCCTGCGGGATGGATTTTCGGTTTTAACAAAAGATGGCGAACATGTGATGGTTAACCCTGCTTTGTGTCAGATGACCGGTTATAGGCGAGAAGAACTCCTGGGCCAGGTTCCACCCCACCCTTACTGGGGGGATAATGTTGCCACTCAAAAGATACTAAATGAAGTTATTTGTGGCGATATGGATGATTTTGAATTAGTATTTAAGAAAAAAGACGGTTCATTATTCCCGGTGATTGTTTCTCCCTCCAGTTTAAAAAGCCCTGAAGGTGAAACCTATTATTTTGCCACAGTTAAAGACATAAGCTCCCTAAAACAAATTGAAGATGATTTAAAAAAATCCCTGCAGGAAAAGGAAGTCCTGATGAAAGAAATTCATCACCGGGTAAAAAATAACCTGCAGATAATATCCTCCCTCTTGTCCTTGCAAACAGATTATATTGAGAATAAAACTGATCTGGCCATCTTCAAAGATAGTCAGTGCCGGGCTAAATCCATGGCCTTAATACATGAAAAATTATACCAGTCCGGACTCTTAAAAAGTATAAATATAAAGGATTATATCTCGGCCCTGGTGAATGAATTAATTGGTACCTATTCAGGGGAGGGAAAAATAATTAATCTGGAGATGGATGTAGATGATATTCTAATGGATGTGGATACCGCCATACCCCTGGGACTGATATTAAATGAGATCATAACCAATTCCCTGAAACATGCCTTTGTAGAAAAAGAAGGTGAAATCAAGGTGCATTTAAAAAGTAGTGATAACGAGATCCAGGTGGAAGTAGCTGATAATGGGGTAGGAATAGGGGAGGATATAGACTGGAGGAATACTGATTCTTTAGGATTGCAGCTGGTTAATAATTTATGCCGTCAGATAGATGGTGAAATAGAATTGGATAACACTAGAGGGACCTGTTTTAAAATAAGGTTTCCTGGAAAAGATTAG